The Sulfurimonas sp. HSL-1716 sequence GAACTCTCACAGCTCATCTCAAAACTCGAAAATGCCGTAGAGGAAAAATTTGAGCTGATGGAAGAGACACAGAACAGGCTTGACGAGCTGTTAGAGAGTTATGAAAGAAGATTAAACGATTTAGAAGGATAACCATGCAGACAGAACTTTATTTTTTACGCTCGTCCGAGCAGAAGATAGCATCGGATATGCTTTATTTTGCCTACCGTCTGGACGAACTTGGAAAAACATTTCAAGATTTTCCTGAGCTGGGAAAGTTCACAGAGCACTACGGACTCACTAGCAGAGATCTCGGCATATATCTCTTAAAAGGACACAAGATCGCCGGGGCAGCGTGGATACGCCTGCTAGATACCCTGCCCGTCTTGACCATCGCCGTAAAACCGGAGTTTCGAGGAGAGGGTTTGGGTTCCATGATGCTTGAACAGCTCCTTTTGGAAGCGGCGGCAAAGTTTGAACAGATATTTGTGGATGTACTCAAAGAATCTCCTGCCGTAAAATTCTATGAACGTTTTGGATTTACGCCGCTGGAAGGTTCGGATACAAAAAGCCTCGTTGACGGCAGAGAGATATTTACGATGATAAAAAAACTGGAATATAAGGAGATAGTGCGTCCAAGCGACGGTTATGACGCTTCCAAATGGATGGATTGAGAGACTCCCGCATGTAAGGCTTTGCCTTACATATGATTTTACTTTGCGTAAACGGTAGCTCTTGTCTCGCGTATCACGTTTACTTTTATCTCTCCGGGATACTGGACCTTTTCCTCTATCTCTTTTGCTATCTCTTTTGCCAGAAGCACGGATTCATCATCGTTTATCAGTGTCGCATTCACGATGACTCTTAGTTCACGACCCGCATTTATGGCATAGCTCTGTTTGACGCCGTTATGTTTTGAAGCTATCTCTTCGACCAGACTTACCCGCTTCAAAAAACTTTCGAGTACTTCGCGTCTTGCGCCCGGACGGGCAGCTGAGAGCGCGTCCGCAGCACAGACAGCGCCGCACTCCACACTTTTGATCTCTTCATGCCCGTGGTGAGCATAGATGGCGTTTATCACCACTTCGCTCTCGTTGTATCTCGTGCACACCTCTACTCCGAGGTCGACGTGATTGCCGTCGACATCATGCGTCAGAGATTTGCCGATATCATGAAGCAGACCCGCCCTTTTTGCCAACAGCGGGTCACCACCCATCTCTGCAGCCATGATGCCCGCCAAGTGCGCCACTTCAAGCGTATGCGCAAGTGCATTTTGTCCGTAGCTGGCACGGTACCTGAGTCTTCCTATAAGCTTCATCAGCTCGGGGTGCATAGGAGGAAGACCCATCTTCGCAACAACATCTTCACCCTCTTGCAGTATCTTGTCTTCGAACTCGTCACACACTTTTTGGTAGATATCCTCTATGCGTGCGGGCTGGATGCGGCCATCCTCCACAAGAAGTTCTATCGTCCGTGTGGCGATGGCGCGTCTGTAAAGATTAAAACTGCTCACAACAATGGTATTTGGCGTATCGTCAATGATGATATCGACGCCCAGAACCATCTCCAGCGCTTTAATGTTTCTGCCCTCTCTGCCTATGATGCGCCCTTTTAGTTCGTCGCTTTCAAGGTAGATATTGTTCACGAGCCTTTCGCTTGCAAAATCTCCTGCATAGCGGGTCGTGGCCTGCGCCAGAATGAAGTTGGCTTTTCTCTGCCCTTCCGTTTTTGCTTCGTTTTCATATTTGCGGACAATATGTGAAATATCCGCACGCGAGCTCTCTTCAACTTTTTGAAGAAGCAACGTTTTAGCCTCTTTTTTTGTCATTCCCGAGGCACCCTCTAAAACTTTTATGACATCGTCGATACGCGATTCATAATCATGTTTTATTATTTCTAGAGATTTCTCATTTCTTTTTAATTTCAATCTTTCACTGGATAATGCCAAATTTTCATTTTTTAACTTCTGCGTTTCGCTCTCTTTATATTTGCCGAACTCACGCTCTTTTCTTTGAAGTTCGTCATCACGCTCCTGCATATCGCGTTTCACGCGGTCTTTGACGCTTTCGTACTCTTTTTTGGCCTCCAACTCGATCTCTTGAGATTTTAAATTCGCTTTATGTAAAAGTAGTTCGGCCTCGCTCTCGATGGCTTTGGCTTTTGATCTTGCCTGTTCTACATATATCTCAAAATTGGCACTTGAAACTTTTTTAGAAATGAAAAAACCTGCTACCCCGCTTACGATGGCTATTAAAGCCCCTAACAGTACGATAGTCAGCATTTACTTTCCTTCGATGCAACAATCTTATTCTCGGCGTTATCAACATATCGCACGATATATCATGGGTATCACAAATATCTTTTTCCGTATAACAGATCTGTGATTGTAAAAAAATTTTATATGGATCATTTTTGAGTTTTTCAAAGAAACGATCATACATTCCTTTTCCAAATCCAATACGTCGCGATTTTTTGTCAACTCCAACCGCAGGAATAATAGCTACATCAATTTTTCTTATATTTTTAAAACTGTTTCCCGCTTCATATATATTAAACTTTTTTCGTGACAGCGGTAATCTAAATGGTACCATTTTAAAACTGATTTCTTGCATAAACGGAAGAAAAATATTATTATTTTTTCTGATTCTAGCGATCGTTTTTCTTATATCGACCTCCAGTCCGAGCGGCCAGTAACAAAGTATATTTTGGCCCTTTACCTCTTTAAATAGCGTTATCAGCTGCCTGTTTATCAAATTATCGCGATAAATTTTGTTGAATTTTGAGGATCTGCAGAATTTTTCCAAACAATTTTTGCGAAAGTTCTCTTTTGTCATGTCCATTTTCAATCTTTTGATATAATTTCGTATATTTTATCCAATAAAAGGTTTTATATGCTAAAAAAATCACTCATACTCTCAGCTTTAGCCGTTACTCTGCTTTTCCAAGCCTGCAGTGACAAGAAAAATGATGAAAATTCTATGATAGCCTCAAACAAATTTATGGTAAAGGATTTAAGCAACCAAGAACACACCGTTGTCAAAGAGGGAAATAATTTTACTTTTGACAATGTCAAAGGCAAGGTCGTACTGTTCGATATATTTGCCACATGGTGTCCGCCGTGCCGCGCCGAAGCATCACATCTGTCGTCGCTGCAGCATAAATATAAAGACGATCTGATAGTTGCGGGCATATCCATACAAAAAGATCTGGCAGCATCGGAGGTCGTCAAGTTCAAAAACGATA is a genomic window containing:
- a CDS encoding TlpA family protein disulfide reductase, with the protein product MLKKSLILSALAVTLLFQACSDKKNDENSMIASNKFMVKDLSNQEHTVVKEGNNFTFDNVKGKVVLFDIFATWCPPCRAEASHLSSLQHKYKDDLIVAGISIQKDLAASEVVKFKNDNGADYMMLTSEDNRKLAFSIASTLEGLSADFPIPLMVMYKDGKLIKYYVGATPEEFIESDIKKALGK
- the rny gene encoding ribonuclease Y, producing the protein MLTIVLLGALIAIVSGVAGFFISKKVSSANFEIYVEQARSKAKAIESEAELLLHKANLKSQEIELEAKKEYESVKDRVKRDMQERDDELQRKEREFGKYKESETQKLKNENLALSSERLKLKRNEKSLEIIKHDYESRIDDVIKVLEGASGMTKKEAKTLLLQKVEESSRADISHIVRKYENEAKTEGQRKANFILAQATTRYAGDFASERLVNNIYLESDELKGRIIGREGRNIKALEMVLGVDIIIDDTPNTIVVSSFNLYRRAIATRTIELLVEDGRIQPARIEDIYQKVCDEFEDKILQEGEDVVAKMGLPPMHPELMKLIGRLRYRASYGQNALAHTLEVAHLAGIMAAEMGGDPLLAKRAGLLHDIGKSLTHDVDGNHVDLGVEVCTRYNESEVVINAIYAHHGHEEIKSVECGAVCAADALSAARPGARREVLESFLKRVSLVEEIASKHNGVKQSYAINAGRELRVIVNATLINDDESVLLAKEIAKEIEEKVQYPGEIKVNVIRETRATVYAK
- a CDS encoding GNAT family N-acetyltransferase translates to MQTELYFLRSSEQKIASDMLYFAYRLDELGKTFQDFPELGKFTEHYGLTSRDLGIYLLKGHKIAGAAWIRLLDTLPVLTIAVKPEFRGEGLGSMMLEQLLLEAAAKFEQIFVDVLKESPAVKFYERFGFTPLEGSDTKSLVDGREIFTMIKKLEYKEIVRPSDGYDASKWMD
- a CDS encoding 5-formyltetrahydrofolate cyclo-ligase produces the protein MDMTKENFRKNCLEKFCRSSKFNKIYRDNLINRQLITLFKEVKGQNILCYWPLGLEVDIRKTIARIRKNNNIFLPFMQEISFKMVPFRLPLSRKKFNIYEAGNSFKNIRKIDVAIIPAVGVDKKSRRIGFGKGMYDRFFEKLKNDPYKIFLQSQICYTEKDICDTHDISCDMLITPRIRLLHRRKVNADYRTVRGFNSHRKRGSRFFHF